A genomic segment from Callithrix jacchus isolate 240 chromosome 8, calJac240_pri, whole genome shotgun sequence encodes:
- the SNAPC5 gene encoding snRNA-activating protein complex subunit 5, giving the protein MLSRLQELRKEEETLLRLKAALHDQLNRLKVEELALQSMISSRRGDEMLSSQTVPEQSHDMLVHVDNEASINQTTLELSTKSHVTEEEEEEEEEESDS; this is encoded by the exons ATGCTGAGCCGGCTTCAGGAACTCCGCAAAGAGGAGGAGACGCTGCTGCGGTTGAAGGCGGCCCTGCACGACCAGCTGAACCGCCTCAAG GTTGAAGAATTAGCCCTCCAATCAATGATCAGTTCTAGAAGAGGGGATGAGATGCTGTCTTCTCAAACTGTACCTGAACAGTCACATGAT ATGTTGGTGCATGTAGACAATGAAGCATCAATCAACCAAACGACACTGGAGTTGAGCACAAAGAGTCATGtgacagaagaggaggaggaggaagaggaagaagaatcagATTCCTAA